One genomic segment of Deltaproteobacteria bacterium includes these proteins:
- a CDS encoding sigma-70 family RNA polymerase sigma factor: MASPPRDPDALWLAFQAGDRLAQDALLGAYYEELRTIARRLLSGDSAAQILQPTELANEAVLRMLKIEHIVWKDRVHFLAVAATVMRQALLDEVRKARALKRKAPTLVTRWPDSAREAIDIEALDEALAALREISRERAELVEMRFFAGLTMEEIASVRGVSDRTVKRQWRAARAWLLARLGGDAEEV; the protein is encoded by the coding sequence ATGGCGTCTCCCCCGCGCGACCCCGACGCGCTTTGGCTCGCGTTCCAAGCGGGCGACCGCCTCGCGCAGGACGCCCTTCTAGGCGCTTACTACGAAGAGCTGCGGACGATCGCGCGGCGCCTCCTGAGCGGTGACAGCGCGGCGCAGATTCTCCAGCCCACGGAGCTCGCCAACGAGGCCGTGCTGCGAATGCTCAAGATCGAGCACATCGTCTGGAAGGACCGCGTGCACTTCCTCGCAGTAGCGGCGACGGTGATGCGGCAGGCGCTGCTCGACGAAGTGCGCAAGGCCCGCGCGCTGAAGCGCAAGGCGCCGACGCTCGTCACGCGATGGCCCGACTCTGCGCGCGAGGCGATCGACATCGAAGCACTCGACGAAGCGCTCGCCGCGCTTCGCGAGATCTCGCGTGAACGTGCGGAGCTCGTCGAGATGCGCTTCTTCGCGGGGCTGACGATGGAAGAAATCGCGAGCGTGCGTGGAGTTTCGGATCGCACGGTGAAGCGGCAGTGGCGCGCGGCGCGCGCGTGGCTGCTCGCGCGGCTCGGCGGCGACGCCGAGGAGGTGTGA
- the acs gene encoding acetate--CoA ligase: MADIESLLKEKRVFKPKPEFVKQANWKPAQVAKYRKLGQNPEKFWAQMAKQNVAWFRPWKRVLDWKPPFAKWFVGAQTNVSYNCLDRHLEGENAWRRNKAAILWEGEPGDTRTITYGELHREVCKFANVLKSLGVARGDRVALYMPLVPELAIAMLACTRIGAPHSIVFGGFSAEALRDRINDAGAKVVVTADGGFRRGAPFALKPAVDAACAGTDVEHVVVVRRTGGECAMHPGRDQWWHELMKGASAECKPEKLDAEHPLFILYTSGTTGKPKGILHTTGGYLTHVTTTAKAIFDLKDSDVYWCTADIGWITGHSYVVYGPLSNGATVLMYEGVPTHPAADRWWDIIERWRVTILYTAPTAIRTFIRLGDEHPNKHDLSSLRLLGSVGEPINPEAWIWYHEVIGKKRCPIVDTWWQTETGGIMITPLPAAVPTKPGSGTLPFPGVHAAILDEAGSEVKPPNGGFLAVTKPWPGMLRGIWGDNERYQQTYWGKWKNTYFPGDGSHRDKDGYFWIMGRIDDVMNISGHRVGTMEVESAIVAHPDVAEAAVVGRPDEITGTAIVAFVTPRGGVPFGPALAESVREMVTKQIGALAKPKDIRFTEALPKTRSGKIMRRLLRDIAAGKETVGDTTTLEDLNVIAKLRATDEE, translated from the coding sequence GTGGCCGACATCGAATCCCTGCTCAAAGAGAAGCGCGTCTTCAAGCCCAAGCCCGAGTTCGTGAAGCAAGCGAACTGGAAGCCGGCGCAGGTCGCGAAGTACCGGAAGCTCGGACAGAACCCCGAGAAGTTCTGGGCGCAGATGGCGAAGCAGAACGTCGCCTGGTTCCGCCCGTGGAAGCGAGTGCTCGACTGGAAGCCGCCGTTCGCGAAGTGGTTCGTCGGCGCGCAGACCAACGTCTCGTACAACTGCCTCGACCGTCACCTCGAAGGCGAAAACGCCTGGCGCCGTAACAAGGCCGCGATCCTCTGGGAGGGCGAGCCCGGCGACACGCGCACGATCACGTACGGCGAGCTGCACCGCGAAGTATGCAAGTTCGCGAACGTGCTGAAGTCGCTCGGCGTGGCGCGCGGCGACCGCGTCGCGCTCTACATGCCGCTCGTTCCCGAGCTCGCGATCGCGATGCTGGCGTGCACGCGGATCGGCGCGCCGCACTCGATCGTGTTCGGTGGCTTCAGCGCCGAGGCGCTGCGCGACCGCATCAACGACGCCGGCGCGAAGGTAGTTGTTACGGCCGACGGCGGCTTCCGCCGCGGCGCGCCCTTCGCGCTGAAGCCGGCCGTGGACGCCGCCTGCGCCGGCACGGACGTCGAGCATGTCGTCGTCGTGCGCCGCACCGGCGGCGAGTGCGCGATGCACCCGGGCCGCGATCAGTGGTGGCACGAGCTGATGAAGGGCGCGTCCGCCGAGTGCAAGCCGGAGAAGCTCGACGCCGAGCACCCGCTCTTCATCCTCTACACGAGCGGCACGACGGGGAAGCCCAAGGGCATCCTGCACACGACCGGCGGCTATCTCACGCACGTCACCACGACGGCCAAGGCGATCTTCGATCTCAAGGACAGCGACGTGTACTGGTGCACCGCCGACATCGGCTGGATCACCGGACACAGCTACGTCGTCTACGGCCCGCTCTCGAACGGCGCGACCGTGCTCATGTACGAAGGCGTGCCGACGCACCCCGCAGCGGATCGCTGGTGGGACATCATCGAGCGCTGGCGCGTCACCATCCTCTACACCGCGCCGACCGCGATCCGCACCTTCATCCGCCTCGGCGACGAGCACCCGAACAAGCACGATCTCTCGTCGCTTCGCTTGTTAGGGAGCGTGGGCGAGCCGATCAACCCCGAGGCGTGGATCTGGTACCACGAAGTGATCGGCAAGAAGCGCTGCCCGATCGTCGACACGTGGTGGCAGACGGAGACGGGCGGAATCATGATCACGCCGCTGCCCGCTGCGGTGCCGACGAAGCCCGGCTCCGGCACGCTGCCGTTCCCCGGCGTGCACGCGGCGATCCTCGACGAAGCGGGCAGCGAGGTGAAGCCGCCGAACGGCGGCTTCCTCGCGGTGACGAAGCCGTGGCCCGGCATGCTGCGCGGCATCTGGGGCGACAACGAGCGCTACCAACAGACTTATTGGGGCAAGTGGAAGAACACGTACTTCCCCGGCGACGGCTCGCACCGCGACAAAGACGGCTACTTCTGGATCATGGGCCGCATCGACGACGTGATGAACATCTCGGGCCATCGCGTCGGCACGATGGAAGTGGAGAGCGCGATCGTCGCGCACCCCGACGTCGCGGAAGCCGCCGTGGTCGGCCGCCCCGACGAGATCACCGGCACCGCGATCGTCGCGTTCGTCACGCCGCGCGGCGGCGTGCCCTTCGGACCCGCGCTCGCGGAGTCGGTGCGCGAGATGGTCACGAAGCAGATCGGCGCGCTCGCGAAGCCGAAGGACATCCGCTTCACCGAGGCGCTCCCGAAGACGCGCAGCGGGAAGATCATGCGGCGGTTGTTACGGGACATCGCCGCCGGCAAGGAGACCGTGGGCGACACGACGACGCTCGAGGACCTGAACGTGATCGCGAAGCTGAGGGCGACGGACGAGGAGTAG
- a CDS encoding aminopeptidase P N-terminal domain-containing protein yields the protein MSQNERRRRFLEAMGQGAVAIIQGARLVTRSNDTEFPFRQDSDFLYLTGFTHPHAVAVLRTDGGPEYTLFVEPRDREREIWNGYRPGVEGAKSDFGASEAFPIEQLDAELPRMLEHAERVYHMLGRDPRLDAKIAEIFESLRKRSRQGLIPASQVIDPRSVLHEMRLIKEPGEVEILRRASAITAEGHREAARIAHEGRFEFEIQAALEFAFKRRGSAGPAYGSICGGGRNATCLHYVANDQKLANGELLLIDAACELSGYASDVTRTYPIGGQFSGAQRAVYEVVLAAQLASLEAAKPGATLPDVHNASVRKLTEGMVSLGLLSGDVDDLIKSEAFRRYYMHGTSHWLGLDVHDVGAYTVGGKPRPLAPGMCFTVEPGLYVAADDDKAPREFLGIGVRIEDDIVITADGHENLTAQLVPKHPADVEAWVRDAA from the coding sequence ATGAGCCAAAACGAACGCCGCAGACGATTCCTCGAAGCGATGGGCCAGGGCGCGGTCGCGATCATCCAGGGGGCGCGGCTCGTCACGCGCTCGAACGACACCGAGTTCCCGTTCCGCCAGGACAGCGACTTCCTCTACCTGACGGGCTTCACGCATCCGCACGCCGTCGCGGTGCTGCGCACGGACGGCGGCCCCGAGTACACGCTGTTCGTCGAACCGCGCGACCGCGAGCGCGAGATCTGGAACGGCTACCGGCCGGGCGTCGAGGGCGCGAAGTCCGACTTCGGCGCGAGCGAGGCGTTCCCGATCGAGCAGCTCGACGCCGAGCTGCCGCGCATGCTCGAGCACGCCGAGCGCGTCTACCACATGCTCGGCCGCGACCCGCGCCTCGACGCGAAGATCGCGGAGATCTTCGAGTCGCTGCGCAAGCGCTCGCGCCAGGGCTTGATTCCCGCGTCGCAGGTGATCGATCCGCGCTCGGTGCTGCACGAGATGCGACTGATCAAGGAGCCGGGCGAGGTCGAGATCCTGCGCCGCGCGTCCGCGATCACGGCGGAGGGGCACCGCGAGGCCGCGCGCATCGCGCACGAGGGGCGCTTCGAGTTCGAGATCCAGGCCGCGCTCGAGTTCGCGTTCAAGCGCCGCGGCTCGGCGGGCCCCGCGTACGGCAGCATCTGCGGCGGCGGCAGGAACGCGACCTGCCTGCACTACGTCGCGAACGACCAGAAGCTCGCGAATGGCGAGCTGCTGCTGATCGACGCCGCCTGCGAGTTATCAGGGTACGCGTCGGACGTGACGCGCACGTACCCGATCGGCGGTCAGTTCAGCGGCGCGCAGCGCGCGGTCTACGAGGTCGTGCTCGCCGCGCAGCTCGCTTCGCTCGAAGCCGCGAAGCCGGGAGCCACGCTGCCCGACGTGCACAACGCGAGCGTACGGAAGCTGACGGAGGGCATGGTGTCGCTCGGCCTCTTGTCAGGGGACGTCGACGACCTGATCAAGAGCGAGGCCTTCCGCAGGTACTACATGCACGGCACCTCGCACTGGCTCGGCCTCGACGTGCACGACGTCGGCGCGTACACGGTCGGCGGCAAGCCGCGCCCGCTCGCGCCCGGCATGTGCTTCACCGTCGAGCCCGGCCTCTACGTCGCGGCCGACGACGACAAGGCGCCGCGCGAATTCCTCGGCATCGGCGTGCGCATCGAAGACGACATCGTGATCACCGCCGACGGACACGAGAACCTGACTGCGCAGCTCGTGCCGAAGCATCCCGCCGACGTCGAAGCCTGGGTGCGCGACGCGGCCTAA